Proteins co-encoded in one Bacillus sp. FSL H8-0547 genomic window:
- a CDS encoding ABC transporter ATP-binding protein, protein MSNVFSLLKPYRIAVGVALTLMLIELGVELLHPFLMAKIIDEGILKNDLSVVIYWGSIMAGISLAAFAAGVTNSFYAAHVSQSFGFDIRKQLFEKVQSFSFANFSLFPASSLITRMTNDVTQLQNTIFMSLRIMLRAPLLIVGGTIMALIVNFRLALILLISIPLLVIFLFWMMKKGGGLFKAVQERLDSVNGVMQENLTGMRIIKAFLRRNHEMTRFSKSNQELREDTVSALRLMEIVMPILLFVMNISILSILWFGSVRVGAGDAKVGEVVAIVNYALRISSVLSIFSFIIMAFSRAKASAGRIGEVLETEADLTDTAGSSEKHVIHKGEIEFHNVSFSYPGSDANVLRNLSFHVSPGQTVALMGATGSGKSSIFTLIPRLYDVSSGSITIDGVNLQNMKLKSLRGKIGFVPQESLLFTGSIRENIAWGREHASLHEIKEAAMHAQIHETVEKLPNGYDTRVGQKGVNLSGGQKQRLSIARALVRKPKILLLDDSTSALDLKTEAKLLKALKTYECTTFLITQKISTAMEAEKILLLDEGEILAQGSHDDLMETSSLYRKIFASQFGEEAVQHVQRAK, encoded by the coding sequence ATGTCAAACGTCTTTTCTTTACTTAAGCCATACCGCATAGCTGTTGGTGTGGCCTTAACCCTTATGCTGATTGAGCTTGGGGTGGAGCTGCTGCACCCTTTTCTGATGGCGAAAATCATTGATGAAGGCATTCTGAAAAATGATCTATCTGTTGTGATTTATTGGGGGAGCATTATGGCGGGCATTTCACTTGCAGCATTTGCGGCAGGTGTAACCAATTCCTTTTATGCAGCCCATGTCAGTCAAAGCTTTGGATTTGATATCAGGAAACAGCTTTTTGAGAAGGTGCAGTCCTTTTCATTCGCAAATTTCAGCCTGTTTCCGGCATCTTCTCTCATTACCAGGATGACAAATGATGTAACACAGCTGCAGAATACCATTTTCATGAGTCTGAGAATCATGCTCAGGGCGCCTCTGCTGATCGTCGGCGGCACCATTATGGCTCTGATTGTTAATTTCAGGCTTGCTCTCATTCTTCTTATCTCTATACCGCTGCTTGTTATCTTTTTGTTTTGGATGATGAAAAAGGGCGGCGGGCTTTTTAAAGCGGTGCAGGAGCGCCTAGACTCAGTTAATGGTGTCATGCAGGAAAATCTGACAGGCATGAGAATCATTAAGGCATTTCTGAGACGGAATCATGAAATGACCCGTTTCTCAAAATCAAATCAGGAGTTAAGGGAAGACACGGTTTCTGCTCTCAGACTGATGGAAATTGTGATGCCGATTCTTCTTTTCGTCATGAATATCAGCATCCTATCTATTCTCTGGTTCGGCAGCGTCCGGGTCGGGGCGGGGGATGCAAAAGTAGGAGAAGTAGTGGCCATCGTCAATTATGCTCTGCGGATTTCATCTGTTCTTTCGATTTTCTCCTTTATTATTATGGCGTTTTCGCGTGCGAAAGCATCTGCAGGGCGGATAGGCGAAGTGCTTGAGACAGAAGCCGATTTAACGGATACGGCCGGTTCCTCAGAGAAACACGTGATTCATAAAGGGGAGATTGAGTTTCATAATGTCTCTTTTTCATATCCCGGATCGGATGCGAATGTACTGAGAAATTTATCTTTTCACGTTTCCCCGGGGCAAACAGTCGCGCTTATGGGAGCGACCGGTTCCGGAAAGTCGTCCATTTTCACACTAATTCCAAGACTTTATGACGTATCGTCCGGGTCAATCACGATTGACGGAGTAAACCTTCAGAATATGAAGCTGAAAAGCCTGAGAGGCAAAATCGGCTTTGTTCCCCAGGAGTCGCTGCTGTTTACAGGCTCGATCAGAGAAAATATTGCCTGGGGGAGGGAACATGCGTCACTCCATGAAATAAAGGAAGCGGCGATGCATGCTCAAATTCATGAAACGGTAGAAAAGCTGCCGAATGGATATGACACACGTGTCGGCCAAAAGGGAGTAAACCTTTCAGGCGGACAGAAACAAAGGCTGTCCATTGCAAGGGCCCTCGTCCGGAAACCGAAAATTCTTCTGCTTGATGACAGTACGAGTGCGCTTGACCTGAAGACAGAAGCAAAGCTTTTGAAGGCTTTGAAAACCTATGAATGCACAACCTTCCTGATTACCCAGAAAATCAGCACCGCCATGGAAGCAGAAAAGATTCTTCTGCTTGATGAAGGGGAAATTCTTGCACAGGGTTCGCATGATGATCTGATGGAGACATCATCCCTTTACAGAAAAATCTTTGCTTCGCAGTTTGGAGAGGAGGCCGTGCAGCATGTTCAAAGAGCTAAGTAA
- a CDS encoding alanine/glycine:cation symporter family protein translates to MQAFVDSLNSVLWSTPVIYICLAVGLLFSILTRFLQVRHIKDMVLLMFQGKSSEAGVSSFQALSIALSGRVGTGNIAGVATAIGFGGPGAVFWMWAIAFIGASSAFIESTLAQIYKVKQDGQYRGGPAYYIEKGTGMKWYGIIFAFAALLAMSLLMPGVQANSIALGLDNAFGINPVITGIGLIVLLGLIIFGGVKRIATVAQVVVPFMAIGYILVSLVIIAFNITELPAVIALIFKSAFALDSAFGGIVGMAIAWGVKRGIYSNEAGQGTGAHPAAAAEVSHPAKQGLVQAFSVYIDTLFVCSATAFMILFTGMYNTQAPDETFIVNQLGADVEPGPVFTQAAVESVIPIPGFGSGFVAISLLFFAFTTIMAYYYIAETNIAYLTRGKSNKIPMFLVKVVLLGATFYGSVKTATLAWGLGDVGLGIMVWLNLIAILILAKPALLALKDYEEQKKQGLDPVFDPVKLGIKNADFWEHEYKHEDSPNPSVLGKKDQTLNS, encoded by the coding sequence TTGCAGGCGTTTGTTGATAGCTTAAACAGTGTTCTGTGGAGCACACCCGTGATTTACATTTGTTTGGCTGTAGGATTGCTTTTCTCCATCTTGACCCGATTTTTGCAGGTGCGGCATATCAAGGATATGGTGCTTCTGATGTTTCAGGGCAAAAGCTCTGAAGCGGGAGTTTCTTCTTTTCAGGCATTATCGATTGCATTGTCCGGCCGCGTAGGTACAGGGAACATTGCCGGTGTTGCTACGGCTATCGGTTTCGGCGGACCGGGTGCTGTTTTCTGGATGTGGGCGATTGCCTTCATCGGAGCTTCAAGCGCTTTTATTGAGTCAACACTGGCTCAAATTTATAAAGTAAAACAGGACGGGCAGTATCGAGGCGGTCCGGCTTACTATATTGAAAAAGGGACAGGAATGAAATGGTACGGCATTATTTTTGCATTTGCCGCGCTCCTTGCAATGAGCTTGCTCATGCCTGGTGTACAGGCCAACTCCATCGCTCTTGGTCTTGACAATGCATTTGGAATTAACCCTGTTATTACAGGAATAGGACTTATTGTACTTTTAGGCCTTATTATTTTCGGCGGTGTTAAGCGGATCGCTACTGTTGCACAGGTTGTTGTTCCGTTCATGGCGATTGGCTATATTCTTGTTTCACTCGTTATCATTGCTTTTAATATTACTGAACTGCCGGCTGTTATTGCCCTTATTTTTAAAAGTGCATTTGCACTTGATTCTGCTTTTGGCGGAATCGTCGGTATGGCGATTGCATGGGGAGTAAAACGCGGAATTTACTCCAATGAGGCTGGTCAGGGAACAGGTGCCCACCCTGCAGCGGCTGCAGAGGTGTCCCACCCTGCAAAACAAGGTCTTGTTCAGGCTTTTTCCGTTTACATTGACACTCTGTTTGTGTGTTCTGCAACTGCATTCATGATCCTTTTCACGGGCATGTACAATACGCAGGCACCGGATGAAACGTTTATCGTCAATCAGCTTGGTGCAGATGTCGAGCCTGGCCCGGTGTTTACACAGGCTGCAGTTGAGTCGGTTATTCCGATTCCTGGTTTTGGATCGGGATTTGTGGCCATTTCCCTTCTATTCTTTGCTTTCACAACGATTATGGCATACTACTACATCGCTGAGACCAACATTGCGTATTTAACAAGAGGGAAGAGCAACAAGATTCCGATGTTTCTTGTAAAAGTCGTTCTTCTTGGAGCAACGTTCTATGGATCTGTTAAAACGGCAACCCTTGCATGGGGACTCGGTGACGTTGGGCTTGGAATAATGGTCTGGCTGAACCTGATCGCCATTCTCATTCTGGCAAAGCCAGCCCTTCTTGCTCTAAAAGATTACGAAGAGCAGAAGAAGCAGGGTCTCGATCCTGTTTTTGACCCGGTTAAGCTCGGAATAAAAAATGCAGATTTCTGGGAGCATGAATATAAGCACGAGGACTCTCCGAATCCCTCTGTTTTAGGTAAAAAAGATCAAACCCTGAATTCTTAA
- a CDS encoding glycerophosphodiester phosphodiesterase: MEIFAHRGCSGEHPENTMAAFRAACEAGADGIELDVQLTKDGEAVVIHDERIDRTTNGIGFVRDFRYKQLKLFDAGSWFNRRFSRETIPALRDVLDYIKSERPDMKVNIELKNDVFPYEGLEENVLECIERSGMEKSVILSSFQFSSMGKVRDLTTSAETALLFQGIPSNMMDEAKKVRANALHCESAYAASPAGKRAAEAGYLLRVYTVNQTDQLEIFKKAGVSAIITDYPDLFLGNKSVPL; encoded by the coding sequence ATGGAGATTTTTGCACACAGAGGCTGCAGCGGAGAACATCCCGAAAACACGATGGCGGCATTTCGGGCTGCCTGTGAAGCAGGGGCAGACGGTATAGAGCTGGATGTTCAGCTCACCAAGGACGGCGAAGCGGTTGTGATTCATGATGAAAGAATTGACAGAACGACAAATGGCATCGGATTTGTCAGAGACTTCAGGTATAAACAGCTGAAGCTGTTTGATGCCGGGAGCTGGTTTAACAGACGCTTTTCCAGAGAGACGATCCCTGCCCTTCGGGATGTTCTGGACTATATAAAATCCGAAAGGCCGGATATGAAAGTAAACATTGAGCTGAAAAACGATGTGTTTCCGTATGAAGGGCTTGAGGAGAACGTATTGGAATGCATAGAAAGATCGGGCATGGAGAAATCTGTGATCCTTTCTTCTTTTCAATTCAGCAGCATGGGAAAAGTCCGTGATCTAACCACGAGCGCTGAAACGGCACTCCTTTTTCAGGGGATTCCGTCCAACATGATGGATGAAGCAAAGAAAGTCCGTGCGAACGCGCTCCATTGTGAGAGCGCATATGCAGCATCTCCGGCAGGCAAACGTGCAGCAGAAGCAGGCTACTTACTGAGGGTCTATACGGTTAATCAGACAGATCAACTGGAGATATTTAAAAAAGCCGGTGTTTCAGCCATTATAACGGATTATCCCGATCTTTTTCTCGGAAACAAAAGTGTGCCTTTATAG
- a CDS encoding ABC transporter substrate-binding protein has product MKKLAVILSSILLIILGACSNSAGTNGEDKASAENAGGKTEVIFWHAMSGELETVLNDLAADFNESQDEVEVKPVFQGTYEEALTKFNTVAGTEEAPSIMQTFEVGTKYMIDSGKIQPVQKFIDEENFDTSQWEKNISNYYTVDGTQYSMPFNSSTPVLVYNKDAFKKAGLDPEKAPMTYDELKAAAEKLTVKEGSNTSQYGFSILNYGWFFEELLAVQGGEYVDNENGRGGDAAKAAFNGEKGLNVFNLINDMYKDGTFYNAGQNWDDMRAAFQSGKMAMFLDSSAGVKALVDNAPFEVGVSYLPVPDEAERQGVVIGGASLWMSKDISEEKQKGAWEFMKYLSTPEVQAKWHVETGYFAINPAAYEEEIVKEQWEKYPQLKVTVDQLHDTKANTATQGALISVFPESRQKIVSGMESLYQGMDPQKALDQAAAETDRALETAGEKQGK; this is encoded by the coding sequence TTGAAGAAACTGGCAGTTATTTTATCCTCTATTCTATTAATCATCCTTGGTGCATGTTCAAACTCAGCAGGAACCAATGGTGAAGACAAAGCATCAGCTGAAAATGCAGGCGGCAAAACAGAAGTTATTTTCTGGCATGCTATGAGCGGAGAGCTTGAAACCGTACTGAATGATCTTGCGGCAGATTTTAACGAATCACAGGATGAAGTAGAAGTGAAACCTGTGTTTCAGGGAACATATGAAGAAGCACTGACAAAATTCAACACGGTTGCGGGCACAGAAGAGGCGCCTTCCATCATGCAGACATTTGAAGTTGGAACAAAATATATGATCGACAGCGGAAAAATCCAGCCTGTCCAAAAGTTTATTGATGAAGAGAACTTTGATACATCTCAATGGGAAAAAAATATCTCGAACTATTACACGGTTGACGGCACGCAGTATTCAATGCCGTTTAACTCATCAACACCTGTTCTTGTTTACAACAAAGATGCCTTTAAAAAAGCGGGCCTTGATCCTGAAAAAGCTCCGATGACGTATGATGAGCTGAAAGCTGCTGCTGAAAAATTGACGGTTAAAGAAGGTTCAAATACGTCTCAATACGGATTCTCGATTTTGAATTACGGATGGTTCTTTGAAGAATTGCTTGCTGTACAGGGCGGCGAATACGTAGACAATGAGAATGGCAGAGGCGGAGATGCTGCGAAAGCAGCGTTTAATGGCGAAAAAGGCCTAAACGTCTTTAATTTGATCAATGACATGTACAAAGACGGAACGTTCTATAATGCCGGACAAAACTGGGATGATATGAGAGCGGCATTCCAGTCAGGCAAGATGGCGATGTTCCTGGATTCTTCAGCAGGCGTTAAAGCACTTGTTGATAATGCACCGTTTGAAGTAGGAGTTTCTTATCTGCCTGTTCCTGATGAAGCAGAACGCCAGGGCGTTGTCATCGGTGGTGCTTCACTTTGGATGTCTAAAGACATAAGCGAAGAAAAGCAAAAGGGCGCTTGGGAGTTTATGAAGTATCTTTCAACACCTGAAGTGCAGGCGAAATGGCACGTGGAAACAGGGTACTTTGCTATTAACCCTGCAGCCTATGAAGAAGAAATTGTAAAAGAGCAGTGGGAAAAATACCCGCAGCTGAAAGTAACCGTTGACCAGCTTCATGACACAAAAGCGAATACAGCAACACAGGGAGCGCTGATTTCTGTTTTCCCTGAATCAAGACAAAAAATCGTTTCCGGAATGGAAAGCCTGTATCAGGGCATGGATCCTCAAAAGGCGCTGGACCAGGCAGCGGCTGAGACCGACCGTGCGCTTGAAACGGCAGGTGAAAAGCAAGGGAAATAA
- a CDS encoding carbohydrate ABC transporter permease: MSAAKKFLMYVLLILAALLMMFPIIYAFLISFMQGGEVLQGKLLPEKVTLDNYTAAFEKVPLLQFLWNSFFVSVIVMIGQLAVSSLAAFAFVFIPFKGRNLLFMVFISTMMIPWEATMVPNFLTVQKLGWINEYSSLTIPFFALAFGTFLLRQQFKTIPLELYEASQVAGISRFLFFWRVVLPVSKTSLITLGIYSFLTTWNMYLWPLLVTNNEKVRTVQIGLKQMQSQEISSQWGVVMAAAVVVILPTLLLLFVGQKHFQKGLTQGAIK, from the coding sequence ATGAGTGCAGCTAAGAAATTCCTCATGTATGTTCTGCTGATTCTGGCAGCCCTTCTGATGATGTTTCCGATCATTTATGCCTTTTTAATCAGTTTCATGCAGGGCGGGGAAGTGCTCCAGGGCAAGCTGCTGCCGGAGAAAGTGACGCTTGATAATTATACGGCAGCTTTTGAAAAGGTACCGCTTCTTCAATTCCTTTGGAACAGCTTTTTTGTTTCGGTCATTGTGATGATTGGCCAGCTTGCTGTTTCGAGCCTTGCCGCCTTTGCCTTTGTGTTTATTCCCTTTAAAGGGAGAAATCTGCTGTTTATGGTCTTCATCTCAACAATGATGATTCCGTGGGAGGCTACAATGGTCCCGAACTTCTTGACCGTTCAGAAGCTTGGATGGATCAATGAGTACTCGAGTCTGACGATTCCGTTTTTTGCGCTGGCTTTCGGTACATTTCTCCTTCGGCAGCAGTTTAAAACCATTCCTCTTGAACTCTATGAAGCATCCCAGGTTGCAGGCATCAGCCGGTTCCTTTTTTTCTGGAGGGTCGTTCTGCCTGTTTCAAAAACAAGCTTGATCACGCTTGGGATCTACAGTTTTTTAACAACGTGGAACATGTATCTGTGGCCGCTGCTTGTGACAAACAATGAAAAAGTCAGAACCGTCCAAATCGGGCTGAAGCAGATGCAGTCGCAGGAGATCTCGTCTCAATGGGGGGTGGTGATGGCAGCAGCCGTAGTCGTGATTCTGCCGACGTTATTACTGTTATTTGTCGGGCAAAAGCATTTCCAGAAAGGCTTAACTCAAGGTGCAATCAAATAA
- a CDS encoding sugar ABC transporter permease yields MNVNEAPAALARGEIRQEKRIQLRSFGEGMLYLLPSIVLFSVFLFYPMFRTIYLSFFLTDGQGVPISFTGLENYTYLLQSPAFQNSMKATLLFVVYTVPAGVGLSLFLALIANEKLRGIGFFRTLFSSTMGMSVAASSVIWMFMYNPAIGVINKVVGTLGFTEVQWLLDPKYALLAVSVSTIWMNAGFSFLILLGGLQNIDEQLYESARISGAGYFYQLRKITIPMLSPTLFFVITVSFINAFQTFGQIDILTKGGPMESTNVIVYSIYKDAFINYNIGSASAQAVILFLGILVMTILQFKIGERKVHYR; encoded by the coding sequence ATGAACGTGAATGAAGCTCCCGCTGCTTTAGCACGCGGGGAAATCCGGCAGGAAAAAAGAATTCAGCTGCGTTCATTTGGAGAGGGCATGCTTTATCTGCTTCCTTCCATTGTGCTGTTTTCGGTGTTCTTGTTTTATCCCATGTTCCGAACGATTTACTTAAGTTTCTTTTTGACAGACGGACAAGGAGTGCCGATAAGCTTTACCGGACTTGAGAATTATACGTATCTCCTGCAGTCTCCCGCTTTTCAGAACAGCATGAAAGCAACGCTTCTGTTTGTGGTGTATACCGTGCCTGCAGGGGTTGGCCTTTCCCTTTTTCTGGCGCTGATTGCCAATGAAAAGCTCAGGGGAATCGGCTTTTTCAGAACGCTTTTCTCTTCGACAATGGGAATGAGTGTGGCCGCGTCGTCTGTCATTTGGATGTTTATGTACAATCCGGCGATTGGTGTGATCAACAAAGTTGTCGGAACTCTTGGTTTTACAGAGGTTCAGTGGCTGCTTGATCCTAAATACGCCCTGCTTGCCGTCTCGGTATCTACCATCTGGATGAATGCGGGTTTCTCTTTTCTCATTCTTTTGGGAGGCCTTCAGAATATCGATGAGCAGCTTTACGAGAGTGCGAGAATATCAGGAGCGGGCTATTTCTATCAGCTCAGAAAAATCACGATACCAATGCTGTCTCCTACACTCTTTTTCGTCATTACGGTTTCGTTCATTAATGCTTTCCAGACGTTTGGACAAATCGATATTTTGACGAAGGGCGGACCGATGGAATCAACAAACGTGATTGTGTATTCCATCTACAAGGATGCCTTTATTAATTACAACATCGGATCAGCAAGTGCCCAAGCGGTTATTCTCTTCCTCGGCATACTTGTTATGACCATTCTTCAGTTTAAGATCGGTGAAAGGAAGGTGCATTACAGATGA
- a CDS encoding ABC transporter ATP-binding protein, producing the protein MKKVELKNVSKSYDSKTDVIKEISAVIEPGEFFVLVGPSGCGKSTMLRMIAGLEEVTGGELVIGGKTANALPPSKRDLSMVFQNYALYPHLSVEENITFGLHTKKIKKAEQKQRCLEAAEMLGLSDLLKRKPRQLSGGQRQRVALARAIVTHAPICLMDEPLSNLDAKLRAKMRSEIRQIQRKLGITMIYVTHDQTEAMTMADTMMILNNGEIQQIGRPLEIYNNPANEFVASFIGAPPMNLAPADITGNAIMIENQHTIPVSGSLPAFERKLTAGIRPEHIQPASGKATFSAEVANVEILGTETLISFFIGGNKQWLAKWNGQWDVKVGDKLPFYVAEEDVFLFDRQSGECLLSHPRESGRLLGQEAFI; encoded by the coding sequence ATGAAAAAAGTTGAACTGAAAAACGTTTCGAAATCTTATGATTCTAAAACGGATGTCATAAAAGAGATCAGCGCAGTGATTGAACCGGGTGAATTCTTTGTCCTGGTCGGTCCCTCGGGCTGCGGGAAAAGCACAATGCTCAGAATGATTGCAGGGCTTGAAGAGGTGACAGGCGGAGAGCTTGTCATCGGCGGGAAAACGGCGAACGCTCTTCCGCCGAGCAAGCGGGATCTCTCGATGGTTTTCCAGAATTATGCGCTGTATCCACATCTGTCGGTTGAAGAGAACATCACTTTCGGATTACATACGAAAAAAATAAAGAAGGCAGAGCAAAAGCAGCGATGCCTTGAGGCTGCCGAGATGCTCGGGTTATCTGACCTGCTTAAGCGAAAGCCGAGACAGCTGTCGGGCGGTCAGAGACAGCGTGTTGCTCTTGCAAGGGCGATTGTCACGCATGCGCCGATCTGCCTGATGGATGAGCCTCTTTCCAATCTCGATGCCAAGCTGAGAGCGAAAATGCGGTCAGAAATCCGCCAGATTCAGAGGAAACTCGGCATTACAATGATCTATGTCACGCATGATCAGACAGAAGCGATGACGATGGCAGATACGATGATGATCTTAAACAACGGAGAAATTCAGCAGATTGGCAGACCGCTTGAGATCTACAACAATCCTGCAAATGAATTTGTGGCATCGTTTATCGGTGCGCCGCCTATGAATTTGGCTCCGGCAGATATTACGGGCAATGCAATCATGATTGAAAATCAGCATACCATTCCGGTTTCAGGCAGTCTTCCTGCTTTCGAACGGAAATTGACTGCCGGAATCAGGCCGGAGCATATTCAGCCGGCTTCAGGCAAGGCGACCTTTTCTGCTGAGGTGGCAAATGTCGAAATTCTCGGTACGGAAACACTTATTTCCTTTTTTATCGGCGGAAACAAACAGTGGCTGGCGAAATGGAATGGCCAGTGGGACGTGAAAGTCGGGGATAAGCTTCCGTTTTATGTGGCTGAGGAGGATGTGTTTCTTTTTGACAGACAATCCGGTGAATGCCTCCTTTCACATCCGAGGGAGTCTGGCCGCTTGCTTGGACAGGAGGCCTTCATATGA
- a CDS encoding glycerol-3-phosphate responsive antiterminator — MDTHQEFISRLHEDRLIAAIKDPKSFDRFLETDIQSAFLLMGNISVIKRYVDLLKKNDRHVFLHLEKIPGISYDREGLRFIAKFVRPTGIVTTKSSLIQLAKNEGLLTIQRLFLIDSDALANGLKAVNEIEPHALEIMPGLIPEMIRKVKHETDVPIITGGLIQNAGHIEEALESGALAASTGRAWLWKKYAQKERSMTADEKS; from the coding sequence TTGGATACGCATCAGGAATTTATCAGCCGGCTGCATGAAGACAGGCTGATTGCAGCTATTAAAGATCCCAAAAGCTTTGACCGCTTCCTTGAGACGGATATTCAGTCTGCTTTTCTGCTTATGGGGAACATCAGTGTCATTAAGCGGTATGTGGATCTTCTGAAAAAGAACGATCGTCATGTCTTTTTGCACCTTGAAAAGATTCCCGGGATCAGCTATGACCGGGAAGGGCTGAGGTTCATTGCTAAGTTTGTCAGGCCGACAGGGATTGTGACGACGAAAAGTTCTCTGATTCAGCTGGCTAAGAACGAGGGACTGCTGACCATTCAGAGGCTCTTCCTGATTGATTCAGACGCACTGGCAAACGGACTGAAAGCAGTGAATGAAATTGAGCCGCATGCACTTGAGATTATGCCTGGACTGATTCCTGAAATGATCAGAAAAGTAAAGCATGAAACAGATGTCCCCATCATTACGGGCGGCCTGATCCAGAATGCGGGGCATATTGAAGAGGCACTTGAAAGCGGAGCTCTTGCGGCCTCAACAGGCAGAGCATGGCTTTGGAAGAAATATGCGCAGAAGGAAAGGAGCATGACTGCAGATGAAAAAAGTTGA
- a CDS encoding threonine/serine exporter family protein, whose product MWVIGQLLTAFISTAAFGIIFQAPKPSLVKCGLVGMCGWFIYISVVGLGYDAVPATVIAAVFVAVASQMFAKIYKTPIIIFSVAGIIPLVPGGMAYDAMRNFVENDYNTAITLAAKAFMISGSIAIGLVFSEVINQVIRKSQLRTKVK is encoded by the coding sequence ATGTGGGTAATTGGACAGCTGCTGACAGCGTTTATATCAACTGCTGCATTCGGCATTATTTTTCAGGCGCCAAAACCGTCTCTGGTCAAATGCGGACTCGTCGGGATGTGCGGGTGGTTTATTTACATTTCAGTCGTCGGGCTCGGATATGACGCAGTGCCTGCGACTGTCATCGCTGCTGTGTTTGTGGCGGTTGCAAGCCAGATGTTTGCCAAGATCTACAAGACTCCAATCATTATTTTCAGCGTTGCCGGAATCATTCCGTTAGTGCCTGGGGGAATGGCCTATGATGCTATGCGCAATTTTGTGGAAAATGACTACAATACGGCGATTACGCTTGCAGCAAAAGCCTTCATGATTTCCGGTTCCATCGCGATCGGTCTTGTCTTTTCTGAAGTAATTAATCAGGTAATCAGAAAATCCCAGCTTCGGACAAAAGTGAAATAA
- a CDS encoding threonine/serine exporter family protein, translating to METQQNYSYEIMEVCLLAGKIMLISGAETYRVEDTMMRIAASYGVRNSHSYVTPTGIIFSIETEEPTKTKLIRIMERTTDLDKVTKVNAISRRISSGELNVDQAYDLLKEIEEASSTYSLGLQVLAAAIASGCFLIMFQGKWSDFLPAVFAGGLGFISVIYFHRLVPIKFFSEFLASFVIGLFAYLFVKTGFGSEMDKVIIGSVMPLVPGLLITNAVRDLMAGHLISGLSKGAEAFLTAFAIGSGIAVVFLLF from the coding sequence ATGGAGACGCAGCAAAATTATTCTTATGAAATTATGGAGGTTTGCCTTTTGGCGGGGAAGATTATGCTGATCAGCGGCGCGGAAACGTACCGGGTGGAGGATACGATGATGAGGATCGCAGCCTCATACGGTGTAAGGAATTCACACAGCTATGTAACGCCGACAGGCATTATTTTCTCCATTGAAACGGAAGAGCCTACGAAGACGAAGCTGATTCGGATTATGGAACGGACGACGGATTTGGATAAGGTGACGAAGGTAAATGCCATTTCCAGGAGAATCAGCAGCGGCGAGCTTAATGTGGATCAGGCCTATGATCTTTTAAAAGAGATTGAAGAGGCGAGTTCCACTTATTCTCTTGGGCTGCAGGTGCTTGCAGCAGCAATAGCGAGCGGCTGTTTTCTGATTATGTTCCAGGGGAAGTGGTCTGATTTTCTGCCTGCGGTTTTTGCGGGCGGACTGGGATTTATTTCGGTAATCTATTTTCACCGCCTTGTTCCGATTAAGTTTTTCTCTGAATTTCTGGCATCCTTTGTTATTGGGTTGTTTGCCTATTTGTTTGTGAAAACAGGGTTTGGCTCAGAGATGGATAAGGTGATTATCGGCTCAGTCATGCCGCTTGTTCCTGGACTGCTTATTACAAATGCAGTCAGGGATCTGATGGCCGGGCATTTGATTTCAGGACTCTCAAAGGGAGCGGAAGCGTTCTTGACGGCATTTGCGATTGGGTCGGGAATTGCGGTTGTATTTTTACTATTTTAA